ACAAGTAGATGTTGCCGTTTATGGCTACGGCCTTGAAGGGTTTCTTACAGGAGAAACTAATCCTCCTGAGAAGCTTATTCCAGATTCAGATGGTGAATCGATGGTGTTGAATCCGGCCTTTGTGACATGGCAAAGGCAAGATAAAAGAGTGGCAGGATGGCTCCTATCTTCTCTCTCAGAGACTGCCTTGACCTTGGTGGTAGGACTCAGATCTGCAAGAGACATTTGGACAGCACTGGAGACCAACTATGCAAGCCACTCGACGGCTAAGGTGATGCAATACAGACAACAAATGCAGGCCTTGAAGAAAAATGGCTAAAAGCGCAGGTTTTCTCTCGGTCAACGTATGTAACTGCAAGATTGTATTCAACTGATCAGGATGAGATTCCCGACCTAGCCGAGTCGTCGGCACGATAACCAGAACCTattatcaaacaaatattcctcaacccacttctactgattagtataatggaggtaagggtcgaatcccaatCCGGACACGTTCGGATACTGCGGTGAcattcctgggtgtttttggttagctaccacgcttgggttgagattttacctaggcaagaaataaaggtggtgctctactgactagtaggcgtgaaaataacatgcatgtggttgtgttcgtgaaaacaggggacaaggtgtctcagaggtatatgaaaagtagacagttactaaaagaggaaatttagacaacaaggtatatctggtggctggttggctctctgacaggtctggaaggTACAACCGAAAAGTAGgggacaaaagcaaaagtaacttaaaagtaaagtggtccaaactaaaattgattttgacgttttcttcttcaccaagcattaacagaaattatatgaacacaaacaccatgactaaactcagattcatgaCTTCgaactcaagatccattgattaaaatgcttaacTTAAGATGAACAGCTGAAACTACAGACTAcctctactgactaacatgcaagtGGTGATCACAGTGCAGAATaggaaactcatgcacgaaaactcaAACTGAGACGTAACTACAATATTCGATCAACAACTACAGATCAAGCCTACTCGAAGGAAAATACATGCACGCATTTAAAGGTTAAAGgcgataactaaatctaactttcctaggaagaatgaagcaaactcaaaccaaagagacattcggaatagaaatttcataacttaaacgtttggatcttcaccaagtacttcaaaaggcaacaaagataaatgtttgcaaTAGATCCAACGAAGTAAACAGGtaaaattaaactagaaagcaaataacgattgttttgccacttCGGGCGgtgatactgctatactactacggcaactggctggaacggtagatcgatgacttctccggcagactcttggacgtcaagtgaccatagccgtggcgaggaacgagagattggacaatgctgaaggattgatcttctagagagaattctactaagtgtgtatGAGAACCGAACTTGCGAACTCCAAAGAACGAActccctttctctctccaagtggcttcttttatagggaggcttgcccttgcttttagggtagacttccttcacgatttgacttttctgcccttgttaatgatcatcccaactatccttcttctccatctcgagccttttctccgggcatgcatcctggtcagtattgcacctgaatcgtctcctaccgacttggatcccttaatcccgcacacttgagcaactgttttgcagataatacatgcatttcacgacatactgaccagtaaccaaggcttagaatacgacttatcaaactgctcacacttaccacatgcttgtcctcaagcgtgaagacaaacaaaaagaaataagtcgaattttagcctggttactccccctgaccgactctacctaactagactcaagactctgacgcaaagaaaaaaaaacaacgaCACAAACACATGACACATATGAAtaacttaaacacatagaataggctatattttcaactaTCCCTCCCTTCGAGATCAGGTGCAATCCGGCCTTAGGCAGCCTTGAACTTCCGCCGCCCCCCTTTTCCTCCCCAGTCAGTATATCCGCTTGTCAGGATCACCCAATCCTAGGCCAAACACTGGGTtcactcagtcactcattcctcacaggggatgttaggactgttTTCTCTCAATGCTGAACCACAGATGCTTCGGACTCAGATCTCACGTGCAGCTCCTGAAGGTCTTTAAGGCTTGTAACGGGGCTATTGGTTTGTAATGTTTGGGGTGGTTGTTCCTAAGGCTCTAAggttcaaaaactaactacttaTTACATGTGGGAGAACTGTGTGCATTTGGGCATCTGGCTAGGGCTTCTTCTCCCATGGACAATTTCGGCATTGGCTTCCAACCGGTCAGTAGCATCcttgtggcttcgccacccttattccttatTCCTCCCATTTCTTTTTGCGGTCAAGTATCTGCGACCATTTTCTTCGATTTTCTTTTCTGtggctttgccacccttataccttcttatatttttggatCTGGATTTTTTTAGatcgattttctccttctttctttgcttttcttttcttcagctgGTTTCTTTTGTATGTCCTCCTGGGCAGTTGTCTCCTTGCCTTATGCCTTGCACACACACAGTCCAGTGGCTGATGGGTTATTTCGGGGTTTAGATCAGGTTAGAAAATGGGGTTCTAAGGGcagctttttttttctttttttttcctcaaggtttcctactgccttcagggtttgctacacgcggtcaccttgccctagacatcatgtggtagccacttctttttttttttcagtgttTAGTGGAAAGCAGTTCCACTTTGGGCTTCTAACTCACCTTTTAAGAGGGCTTTCGTGTCTGACCTAAGGGATGAgtttttccttcatacttgcatcatctatactgactaggggttactggagggggtggtttctgttttccggcatgccttatctccctcaattcccctcaccgtcagttcgaggcagttgagttttaagcccattcataaaaaacacataacacataattcctagacctaaacaaaccctaaaaacACTAACATGCACTGACTCACATAACACATTTACACATGTCATACTGGCCATTTGCTCCCCCCTCTCCCTTCACAAGTGTCTGCCCCAGATACGGGCTGTGAAGTGAAAAATGGGAATGGCTAGTATGACAGACACACATttataacaaacacatattatatctaaaaacttctcacacttagactatgcaataggctaagtgggagagtttcagGTATACACATAGAATTAACAAAACAGAACAGAATATTACAAAACATgctatatacacatataaactcctcacacttagactacaCAGTAGGCTAAGTGTGAGTTAGCATGGTTatgaaaaaacacaaaaaacataaacaagacACATGCACCGAAGTAGCAAACCCtttacttctcacacttagactattagataggctaagtgttatgAATGGGGTTTGCTCACCTTAAATACACATAATTCTACCTATTtaacaaaagtaaaagaaaacagaaataaaagaaaactaaaaattaaaaagaaaactaactggTCAGTTTGGGGGGTGGTTCGATCAAACGTTCCTCCTGCTCCTCCTTGGCGCAGGGGTCTGTGCAGGTGGTTCCTTTGGTTCCTCTTCAGTGGGTTCCGGTTGGTTGTCATCTGCTTCCTCTTGTtcatcaccttcttcttcctcaggtTCGGTGGGTGCATCGTTCTGGCCTCCATGTCCACTTGTTCCAGCTCCAGTGCTTTCCTTTCCTCTCGCTAATTCCTTCAGTATGCTCTCCATCAGGGTTGTCAGCTTTGCCATCTCTGCCCGTGATTGTCTATTTTCCTCCGCTAGCTCAGTGACTGCCCTCTCCAGATTTTCTTGCCTTAGCCTTTGCGCTTGTTCAATCTGCCCAGCTTGCCCCTCTTGGACTTGTTGTGCCCTTCCACCAAGGGCTTCTCCCATTGGGTAGAATTGGGGCACTCCTTCTCTATAGTATACCAAGTTTGTGCGGACGAAGAAGGGTATATCGAACAGGCCAGGAGCGTCGACCATGTACATCGGAGATAGGTCTTCTGCCTCTgttatgatgatgttgttgcgCACGAAGGCTCCTAGTATGTGGCAGAGGGACAAGTTCCTAGCTGGGTGGGTTGCTATCAGGTGGCATTGGTAGGCTGTCCAGAATCCCAAATGCAGCCTCCTACCACGATTAGCGCACCACACCATGTACAATTCAGCCATAGATGTTCTGGCAGCCGAATTACTCTGTCCCAGTAAGTtgtatcccaagtagagttgcACTAGTCTGAGCATGGAATTGTTGAAATGGGTGGATCTGGATGTAGTGGAGGCGAACTGACCAGCATCGGGGTGGGTTAGCTCCTCCCAGGCTTCTTGGGGCTCAAAGTCTATGTATCTCCTCGGTACCCCCTTCTCTCGGCTTCTCCATTCTGGTCCTATAGCCTCCTCCAGGCTACACATTCCCAGTCGCATGGTCCATTCGATCAGACTCATGGACAGCTCTCCACCGAATATCCTGAAGGAAATTGACACCTCGTCTAGGTCCGTTGTGACTTGGAACCTAAACGTGGTGAAGAACTCCTTCGCTAATCTCACAGATATCTCCGGGTCCTTATTCTCTAAAGCCACTCAAATCCCAATGCTTCCATACTGGCTAGGAATGAATCACGAACAGATAACTCATCTAAAGAGGGTATGTGGAGTACCTTTCCACATTTGACTTGCTTGCTGCTATCTTTCTTGTCGTCAAATGCGTCTTGAAGCTTTTTGGTGTTGTAGCacttcatgtcctccataagCTCATCAGTGAGCTTTACCCTCCACCGTCGGTACACAATCCTCTCTACCGGAGGGTGGACTAGTTCTTGGTGGTTGTCGAGGAGCTGCTGCTCATGATACTCTTCCCCTTCTAGAGAGATATCGCTCTCTGAGTCTGACTCCTCGTTGGAAGTGTAGTCGCTGTCACTTAACCTCCTTCTTTCTTCTGTCTCTCTGATCACTATGCTGGCATTGGCTGTGCGCTGTTTCTTTACGACTTGCTTTGTCTTGACAGGGGCCTtcccctttctctttctttcctggATGTACTTTTCTTCGACTTCCATTGCCTTTGCTTCTTCGTCGGCTTGTGTTGAAGTGGCCTCCCTGGGGAGTAGGCTCGGTCACCATGCGGGTACTAGTATCACTTCTTGTCGCCTCCTCCCGACCTACGACTCGATGCGAGGTCCAGACCCTCAGCCACCTTGTCAGCATTCTCCTTCTGGTCAGTCGACGTTGATGATACTGTCCATGTTGCTATTTGGGTGTCCTTCTGGCTAGCTTTCGAGGGCTCCTCCCcaggttttgtaggagtagtcCTCTCGTCTTCGCTAGAGACCTCCACTGCATCTACTGCTGTGTTTGCTCCTGCCTTGTTGGACTTCCACTTTCCTAAGCATCTCTGTGACACTCTTTGGGGTTTCTGCCTTTCTGCCTTGGGGTCGTTCTTCAACACTAGCTTCCTCTTTACTGGCTTTGGTTTAGACACTATTGAGGCTTCCTCTGGTTGTGTTTCTGGTTCCTGCCTCTCCTCTTCAAGTTTTTCAGCTTTCTCGGTTTGTTCTTCTATCATCTCCTCCACGGATTGGTGGACTACCCCCTCTGACTCATCTGCTTCCATGGTTGTTTCCCATCTTCCTACTGCCTGGGATGCGAGGTCCAGTACCTCAGCCACCCCTTCAGTATTTACCACGATCCTATCTCCCTTGTGTAAAACCGATTGGAACTCCTCATCCGTCATTAACCCTTGCTTCTTGGCCGTTTCGTTCAGGTCTATCTCCTCCTTCTCTGCTTCATCGGCTGTGGCTTCAGTGGCCATTATCTCCTCTGCTTCGCCCTTCTCGCCCTCGCTTACTCTCTCTCCGCTCTCCTTTTCCTCTGTTTCTCCCCAGTTGGGATCTTGATAGGCGGAAAGAGGGCTAACGTCGAGCGGCTCTGTTTGTTGGTGTATGGGAGAAAGGTGAGAGGGTTCTGATTGTGCAGTTACTGTTGGGGAGGTCTTTTCGGATGTCGGGTTTGAGGTTTTTGGGGTGGTGATGGGTGGGTTTACTGTGGTCGCAGTTGGGGTAGGGTTTGGTGTCGCCGGCATTCCTCCGGTCAGGCTAAATCCAGCCAGGGTCGCTGTCCAATCCTTGTTCGGGTCCTGTTGCCTCAGGTACGCCGCCAGTGCGTCTAAAGGAACCATTGCCGGAATTTGTGTCGTCGGCGTTGGCTGTGATCGTTGCGGACTCGACGGCCGCGATTCGGCTGTCGCTCGGACTTCTGGGGGGTCTTCGCCGGTGGTAGATGCTGGGTTTTTGGTTGCTTTTCTCTTCGCCATGGTCTGTATCGGTGGTGGTTCTCTTTTTCAGTTAGTGGTTCACGGTGGTTTTTGGTGGGTGGTAGTTTCCAGAGTGGGGTGGTGGTTGTGGGTGAGAGAATGCAGGTAAGGGTTTGTAAAGTGAAGGGGAGTAGGCGGTGGGGTATTTTATAGTGGGGTGGgcagttgagggttttgaccgGTTGTAGGCGGTTGCCAGGTTGCGACGCTTCGGGTGGGAGGCGGTTGGGCGTTCTCGCAGCTGATTGGACGTCCCCTGTCACGTCTCTGCTCCACGCGCCCTCCCAGTCTCTACACTCGCCTGCAAAGTTGCAACAccccaaaattcaaacttcacTCATCTCCCCCTTCTCAATtagctaaaaatagaaatagagcAAATAAATGgctcttaaatataattcagagTTTCACCCAAGTGGTATCCTCGTGGTCAGCACGgactccaaattaatatttaagatccgaaaatctttttggtattttttccTACTTAACTTaagttaa
The nucleotide sequence above comes from Salvia hispanica cultivar TCC Black 2014 chromosome 5, UniMelb_Shisp_WGS_1.0, whole genome shotgun sequence. Encoded proteins:
- the LOC125189596 gene encoding microtubule-associated protein RP/EB family member 1-like — its product is MAKRKATKNPASTTGEDPPEVRATAESRPSSPQRSQPTPTTQIPAMVPLDALAAYLRQQDPNKDWTATLAGFSLTGGMPATPNPTPTATTVNPPITTPKTSNPTSEKTSPTVTAQSEPSHLSPIHQQTEPLDVSPLSAYQDPNWGETEEKESGERVSEGEKGEAEEIMATEATADEAEKEEIDLNETAKKQGLMTDEEFQSVLHKGDRIVVNTEGVAEVLDLASQAVGRWETTMEADESEGVVHQSVEEMIEEQTEKAEKLEEERQEPETQPEEASIVSKPKPVKRKLVLKNDPKAERQKPQRVSQRCLGKWKSNKAGANTAVDAVEVSSEDERTTPTKPGEEPSKASQKDTQIATWTVSSTSTDQKENADKVAEGLDLASSRRSGGGDKK